A window from Micromonospora terminaliae encodes these proteins:
- a CDS encoding serine/threonine protein kinase yields the protein MRTEEAIRLVAAARGDADLFGTDAPARRYRELVTALHPDRLGAVDPGVRAAASDALRTVTARWRGGRGTRLGDYTLHRIAYAGDLADLHDVGRDRLLKLPRDPADNDLMAREARALRRIAERGDPRHLPYVPRLVDHLPVRDPATGAERLVNVVAAAPGLHSLDEVRRAYPDGLDPRDAAWMWRRLLVALGLAHRAGVVHGAVLPRHVLIEPDAHGVVLVDWCFSAEPGATVPALVPGHEDWYPAEVTARRPAGPGTDLAMAAHCMTWLMADRAPRELRAFAAGCRRPKPAARPDDAWRLLGELDEVLDRLFGPRTFRPFTLNP from the coding sequence GTGAGGACCGAGGAGGCGATCCGGCTGGTCGCCGCCGCGCGGGGGGACGCCGACCTGTTCGGCACCGACGCGCCGGCCCGCCGCTACCGCGAGCTGGTCACGGCCCTGCACCCCGACCGGCTGGGCGCGGTCGACCCCGGGGTACGCGCCGCCGCCTCCGACGCGCTCCGGACGGTGACCGCCCGCTGGCGGGGCGGCCGGGGCACCCGCCTCGGCGACTACACCCTGCACCGCATCGCGTACGCCGGTGACCTGGCCGATCTCCACGACGTCGGGCGGGACCGGCTGCTCAAGCTGCCCCGCGATCCGGCCGACAACGACCTCATGGCCCGCGAGGCGCGCGCCCTGCGGCGGATCGCCGAGCGGGGCGACCCGCGCCACCTGCCGTACGTGCCCCGGCTCGTCGACCACCTGCCCGTCCGCGACCCGGCGACCGGGGCGGAACGGCTGGTCAACGTGGTGGCCGCGGCACCCGGGCTGCACAGCCTCGACGAGGTGCGCAGGGCGTACCCCGACGGGCTGGACCCGCGCGACGCGGCCTGGATGTGGCGGCGGCTGCTGGTCGCCCTCGGCCTGGCCCACCGCGCCGGGGTGGTGCACGGCGCGGTGCTCCCCCGGCACGTGCTCATCGAGCCGGACGCGCACGGCGTGGTCCTGGTCGACTGGTGCTTCTCGGCCGAGCCCGGCGCGACCGTCCCGGCGCTGGTTCCCGGCCACGAGGACTGGTACCCGGCCGAGGTGACCGCCCGGCGGCCCGCCGGCCCGGGCACCGACCTGGCCATGGCCGCCCACTGCATGACCTGGTTGATGGCCGACCGGGCCCCGCGCGAGCTGCGCGCCTTCGCGGCCGGCTGCCGCCGCCCGAAGCCGGCCGCGCGTCCCGACGACGCGTGGCGGCT
- a CDS encoding 3-oxoacyl-ACP reductase, translated as MTDRYASFVQTGAGRTLVKRLGLPDPPRLRRHTPGDPLVPGPVLLGSSSGGRLAEPVGKVLTAAGVELVDPAAATDAAARFAALVYDASGISDSTGLRQLYDFFHPQARALLPSGRVIVLGTPPAECGSPREATAQRALEGLTRSIGKEFGRGVTAQLVYVTKDADAGTPVSLESTLRFLLSGRSAYVSGQVIRVGAGTAAAPADWDRPLDGQVVLVTGAARGIGAALARVLARDGATVVALDIPAAGDELAAVANEIGGSAVQLDLTAPDAPTRLAQHLASRHGRVDVVVHNAGITRDKTLGRMDADRWDSVIDVNLSSQERINDVLLERDLIPAGGRIVSVSSIAGIAGNRGQTNYATSKAGVIGLVDSLAPVLRERGISLNAVAPGFIETRLTARIPLMIREAGRRMNSMAQGGLPLDVAETIGWLSWPASGAVSGNVVRVCGQSLLGA; from the coding sequence ATGACCGACAGGTACGCGAGCTTCGTCCAAACGGGGGCCGGCCGCACGCTGGTCAAGCGCCTCGGGCTGCCCGACCCGCCCCGCCTGCGCCGGCACACGCCGGGCGACCCGCTGGTTCCCGGGCCGGTCCTGCTCGGGTCGTCGTCCGGCGGCCGGCTCGCCGAGCCGGTCGGCAAGGTCCTGACCGCCGCCGGGGTCGAGCTGGTCGACCCGGCCGCCGCCACCGACGCCGCCGCCCGCTTCGCGGCCCTGGTGTACGACGCCAGCGGCATCAGCGACTCCACCGGCCTGCGCCAGCTCTACGACTTCTTCCACCCGCAGGCCCGGGCGCTGCTGCCCAGCGGCCGGGTGATCGTGCTGGGCACCCCGCCGGCCGAGTGCGGCTCGCCCCGGGAGGCGACCGCCCAGCGGGCGCTGGAGGGGCTGACCCGCAGCATCGGCAAGGAGTTCGGCCGGGGCGTGACCGCGCAGCTCGTGTACGTCACGAAGGACGCCGACGCGGGCACCCCGGTGAGCCTGGAGTCCACCCTGCGCTTCCTGCTCAGCGGCCGGTCCGCGTACGTCTCCGGGCAGGTGATCCGGGTCGGTGCCGGGACGGCCGCCGCGCCGGCCGACTGGGACCGGCCGCTGGACGGTCAGGTCGTCCTGGTCACCGGGGCGGCCCGCGGCATCGGCGCGGCGCTGGCCCGGGTGCTCGCGCGGGACGGCGCCACGGTCGTCGCGCTGGACATCCCGGCGGCCGGGGACGAGCTGGCCGCCGTCGCCAACGAGATCGGCGGCAGTGCGGTGCAGCTCGACCTGACCGCGCCGGACGCCCCGACCCGCCTGGCGCAGCATCTGGCGAGCCGGCACGGGCGGGTCGACGTGGTGGTGCACAATGCGGGCATCACCCGGGACAAGACGCTCGGCCGGATGGACGCCGACCGCTGGGACTCGGTGATCGACGTGAACCTCTCCAGCCAGGAGCGGATCAACGACGTGCTGCTGGAGCGGGACCTCATCCCGGCCGGTGGCCGGATCGTCTCGGTCTCCTCGATCGCCGGCATCGCCGGCAACCGGGGCCAGACCAACTACGCGACGAGCAAGGCCGGGGTGATCGGCCTGGTCGACTCCCTCGCCCCGGTGCTGCGCGAGCGGGGCATCAGCCTCAACGCGGTCGCACCCGGTTTCATCGAGACCCGGCTGACCGCCCGGATCCCGCTGATGATCCGCGAGGCGGGCCGGCGGATGAACAGCATGGCCCAGGGCGGCCTGCCGTTGGACGTGGCCGAGACGATCGGCTGGCTGTCCTGGCCGGCGAGCGGCGCGGTCAGCGGCAACGTGGTCCGGGTCTGCGGCCAGAGCCTGCTGGGGGCGTGA
- a CDS encoding MaoC/PaaZ C-terminal domain-containing protein, protein MTAPERTGPDGRLRLDLPRLPAPGALYRRALLGALPGRGGRRRPDVPAVELGVAGVPVDPAHLADYDRVCGFRLADRLPATYLHVLGFPLSLRLMTAPEFPIPLTGVVHVANRITVHRPVEVGETVDFRTYAENLRPHERGRQLDVVLVGSVGGEEVWRGVSTYLGRERAAGGGPRRDAGDRPSAPAASAHWRVTPRVGTDYARVSGDHNPIHTSRLGARLFGFSRPIAHGMWSKARCLAALESRLPESYTVEVAFKLPVPLPSTVAFSATATGATWDFALHDARQGRPHLVGTVR, encoded by the coding sequence CTGACGGCCCCGGAGCGCACCGGGCCGGACGGCCGCCTGCGTCTCGACCTGCCGCGGCTGCCGGCGCCGGGGGCGCTCTACCGGCGGGCCCTGCTGGGGGCGCTGCCCGGCAGGGGCGGCCGGCGGCGGCCGGACGTGCCGGCGGTCGAGCTGGGCGTCGCCGGGGTGCCGGTCGACCCGGCCCACCTGGCCGACTACGACCGGGTGTGCGGGTTCCGGCTGGCCGACCGGCTGCCCGCGACGTACCTGCACGTGCTGGGCTTTCCGCTGTCGCTGCGGCTGATGACGGCGCCGGAGTTCCCCATCCCGTTGACCGGGGTGGTGCACGTGGCGAACCGGATCACCGTGCACCGGCCGGTCGAGGTCGGCGAGACGGTGGATTTCCGCACGTACGCCGAGAACCTTCGCCCGCACGAGCGGGGCCGGCAGCTCGACGTGGTGCTGGTGGGCTCGGTCGGCGGGGAGGAGGTCTGGCGGGGCGTCTCGACGTACCTCGGGAGGGAGCGCGCGGCCGGCGGTGGTCCGCGGCGCGACGCGGGTGACCGCCCGAGCGCGCCGGCCGCGTCGGCGCACTGGCGGGTGACTCCCCGGGTGGGCACCGACTACGCGCGGGTCTCCGGTGACCACAACCCGATCCACACCTCGCGGCTGGGCGCTCGGCTGTTCGGCTTTTCACGCCCGATCGCCCACGGCATGTGGAGCAAGGCGCGCTGCCTGGCCGCGCTGGAGAGCCGGCTGCCGGAGTCCTACACGGTCGAGGTGGCGTTCAAGCTGCCGGTGCCGCTGCCGTCCACGGTGGCCTTCAGCGCCACCGCCACGGGCGCGACCTGGGATTTCGCGCTGCACGACGCGCGGCAGGGGCGGCCGCACCTGGTGGGCACCGTCCGCTGA
- a CDS encoding NUDIX hydrolase, which produces MNEQDFLAAYDPRDYPAVAVTVDVVALTIRDGALHLLLIRRAAPPYAGHWALPGGFVRPDEDLAAGARRELAEETGLGGERLRRVHLEQLATYGGPDRDPRMRVVSVAHLAFAPDLPDPVADTDADEAIWLPVTALTSRQLAFDHGRIIDDGLERARSKLEYTPLATRFLAPEFTITELRAVYETVWGHPLHAGNFHRKVLSVPGFVESTGASTERGGSRGGPRAKLYRAGDARLLHPALLRPAREETVR; this is translated from the coding sequence GTGAACGAGCAGGACTTTCTCGCCGCCTACGACCCCCGGGACTATCCGGCGGTCGCCGTCACCGTCGACGTGGTGGCGCTGACCATCCGCGACGGCGCGCTGCACCTGCTGCTGATCCGCCGGGCCGCCCCGCCCTACGCGGGCCACTGGGCGCTGCCCGGCGGCTTCGTCCGCCCCGACGAGGACCTGGCCGCCGGCGCCCGGCGCGAGCTGGCCGAGGAGACCGGGCTCGGCGGCGAGCGGTTGCGTCGCGTCCACCTGGAACAGCTCGCCACCTACGGCGGGCCCGACCGGGACCCCCGCATGCGGGTGGTCTCGGTGGCCCACCTGGCCTTCGCCCCCGACCTGCCCGACCCGGTCGCCGACACCGACGCCGACGAGGCGATCTGGCTGCCGGTGACCGCGCTGACCAGCCGGCAGCTGGCCTTCGACCACGGCCGGATCATCGACGACGGCCTGGAGCGCGCCCGGTCCAAGCTGGAGTACACGCCGCTGGCCACCCGCTTCCTGGCGCCCGAGTTCACCATCACCGAGTTGCGCGCCGTCTACGAGACGGTCTGGGGGCACCCGCTGCACGCCGGCAACTTCCATCGCAAGGTGCTCTCCGTGCCGGGCTTCGTGGAGAGCACCGGCGCCAGCACCGAACGCGGCGGGTCGCGCGGCGGCCCCCGGGCGAAGCTCTACCGGGCCGGCGACGCCCGGCTCCTCCACCCGGCGCTGCTGCGCCCCGCCCGGGAGGAGACGGTGCGGTGA